The Engystomops pustulosus chromosome 1, aEngPut4.maternal, whole genome shotgun sequence genome has a window encoding:
- the TRIM36 gene encoding E3 ubiquitin-protein ligase TRIM36 isoform X1 has protein sequence MTLEDSTDVSSEASTPGSPRVRIQSPSLERIDRLLRSASHRSSFVLRSRGSKRNSLTPRITSLSCPGCLRDVDLGERGINGLFRNFTLENIVERYRQAARAATAIMCDYCKPPIQESTKSCMDCSASFCNECFKINHPWGTIKAQHEYGPPTTSFRPKVLMCPEHESEKVNMYCEICRRPVCHLCKLGGTHANHRVTTMSNAYKTLKEKLTKGISYLISKESQVKTQISELEILIRRTESNGNRAVEEATYNFDKLFSILEERKTFVLQSIQGSQSSRLEKLQSQLEEYQGLLENSGLVGYAQEVLKETDHSCFVQTAKQLHTRIQKASESLKTFRPAADSSFEDYFVDVSKEENLLTDLSFSKALDVPEINTDESKVYNNAKICWNHPNDSGLADSYILEYRKLDKNEDPTWNEIEAGSTSKVISDLDLNSSYCFRVQSLRGSMCSPHSKEVILQTPPAPVFSFLFDDKCGYNKERLMLNDKRNIVESVAGHPLLLGAERVQVGCYMCLDYIIGDTGITRGKHFWAFSVESYSYMVKVGVASDIKLQEWLHNPRDISSPRYDQDSGHDSGSEDVAFDSSQPFTLATIGMRKLFIPKACNVSTSYGERVLPLPSRIGVCLDYEKGKVGFYDATSMKCLYEREVDCIGTMYPAFALMGGGAIRLEEVITAKHLDYSHEI, from the exons GGTCTAAACGCAATTCATTAACCCCCAGAATAACTTCCCTGTCGTGTCCTGGCTGTTTACGTGATGTGGACCTAGGAGAACGAGGCATTAATGGCCTTTTTCGGAACTTTACTTTGGAGAACATAGTAGAGCGTTACAGACAGGCGGCCCGCGCTGCCACCGCTATCATGTGTGACTACTGTAAACCTCCAATTCAAGAATCCACTAAAAGCTGTATGGATTGTAGTGCCAGCTTCTGCAACGAGTGCTTCAAGATCAACCATCCCTGGGGAACCATCAAAGCCCAACATGAATATGGTCCACCTACCACAAGCTTCAGGCCTAAA GTGCTCATGTGTCCTGAACACGAGTCGGAGAAGGTGAATATGTATTGTGAGATCTGCAGGAGACCGGTTTGCCATTTGTGTAAGTTAGGCGGGACACATGCAAACCACAGGGTGACCACAATGAGCAACGCCTACAAAACACTGAAG GAAAAACTTACAAAGGGGATCAGTTATCTAATCAGCAAAGAAAGTCAAGTGAAGACCCAGATATCAGAACTGGAGATTTTAATCAGAAGAACAGAG AGCAATGGAAATCGAGCTGTAGAAGAGGCAACATACAACTTTGATAAATTATTTAGTATCTTGGAAGAAAGGAAAACCTTTGTGCTGCAGTCTATACAAGGCTCCCAGTCTTCTCGATTAGAAAAGCTTCAGAGTCAATTGGAAGAGTATCAGGGCCTGCTGGAGAACAGTGGGCTGGTGGGATACGCACAAGAAGTCTTGAAGGAAACCGATCATTCTTGTTTTGTTCAAACTGCAAAACAGCTGCATACCCG AATTCAGAAAGCCTCCGAGTCTTTAAAGACGTTCCGCCCAGCTGCCGATTCCAGCTTTGAAGATTATTTTGTTGATGTGTCTAAGGAAGAGAATTTATTGACCGACTTGTCCTTCTCCAAAG CTCTAGATGTACCAGAAATTAATACAGATGAGAGCAAGGTGTATAACAACGCGAAGATCTGTTGGAATCATCCGAATGACTCGGGGCTTGCAGATAGCTATATTCTTGAATACCGGAAACTGGACAAAAATGAAGATCCTACATGGAATGAAATTGAGGCTGGAAGTACAAGTAAAGTCATCTCTGATCTGGACCTCAACAGCTCCTACTGCTTCCGGGTGCAGAGTCTGAGGGGCTCAATGTGCAGCCCCCACAGCAAGGAGGTCATCCTGCAGACGCCGCCAGCTCCAG TGTTCAGCTTTCTGTTTGACGACAAGTGCGGATACAACAAGGAGCGCCTCATGCTGAACGACAAAAGGAACATTGTAGAAAGTGTCGCCGGCCACCCGCTACTGCTCGGAGCAGAACGTGTCCAAGTAGGATGTTACATGTGCCTTGACTACATTATTGGCGACACTGGCATCACGAGGGGCAAGCATTTTTGGGCTTTTTCAGTCGAGTCCTATTCCTACATGGTGAAAGTTGGCGTCGCATCGGATATTAAGTTGCAGGAGTGGCTCCACAACCCTCGTGACATAAGCAGTCCCAG atATGATCAAGACAGCGGCCATGACAGCGGAAGTGAAGATGTTGCCTTTGACTCCTCACAGCCTTTCACCTTGGCGACCATAGGCATGAGAAAGCTTTTCATCCCCAAGGCATGCAACGTTTCTACCTCTTACGGAGAGCGCGTTCTCCCCCTTCCTAGCCGTATAGGGGTGTGCTTGGACTACGAGAAAGGCAAAGTGGGCTTCTACGATGCCACCAGTATGAAATGTCTCTACGAGAGGGAGGTGGACTGCATTGGAACAATGTACCCAGCGTTTGCGTTGATGGGCGGTGGAGCTATCCGTCTGGAGGAAGTCATCACTGCTAAACACTTGGATTATTCCCACGAAATCTGA